Proteins encoded in a region of the Elizabethkingia bruuniana genome:
- a CDS encoding HlyD family secretion protein: MNIETTQTKQKKYTVPAILLVVIIAGSIFGIKQYTYYQSHEDTDDAQVDGDLSAVVARVGGYINTINFEDNQRVTKGQTLVTLEDQEYRIKLEQALAAQKTAGSKIGVSETQVSATHAASLGYKARIEEAKARLWQVNQDYDRYAALARSGSVPQQTFDKAKAERDIAKAAYISAEEQYKTAVAQIGNTRSELNVTHTATNQQQTDVDYAKLLLSYTNIKAPVSGIVTKRRVQMGQLLQVGQTLFAVVDENNLYVTANFKETQMQHIRPGQKAKIIVDAYPDEPIDGVVHNYAGTTSAKMSLLPPDNATGNFVKVVQRIPVKIKINASAELLKKIRPGMNVEVSVVTK, translated from the coding sequence ATGAATATCGAAACAACTCAGACAAAACAGAAAAAATATACAGTACCGGCAATTCTGTTGGTCGTAATTATAGCCGGTAGTATTTTCGGAATAAAACAATATACCTACTACCAGAGTCATGAAGATACCGATGATGCTCAGGTGGATGGTGACCTTAGTGCTGTGGTGGCACGTGTAGGAGGCTATATCAATACTATAAACTTTGAAGATAATCAGCGTGTGACTAAAGGACAGACTTTGGTAACACTGGAAGATCAGGAGTACCGTATTAAATTGGAACAAGCTTTGGCAGCACAAAAGACCGCAGGGTCTAAGATTGGTGTGTCCGAAACTCAGGTATCTGCTACTCATGCTGCATCATTGGGATATAAAGCAAGAATAGAAGAAGCTAAAGCCAGACTATGGCAGGTCAATCAGGATTACGATCGTTATGCAGCACTTGCCAGAAGTGGCTCTGTTCCGCAGCAGACTTTTGATAAGGCTAAGGCAGAACGTGATATTGCTAAAGCAGCTTATATATCTGCTGAAGAGCAATATAAAACGGCAGTAGCACAGATTGGAAATACGCGTTCGGAGCTTAATGTAACGCATACAGCAACAAACCAGCAGCAAACAGATGTAGATTATGCGAAGCTACTGCTATCCTATACGAATATTAAAGCACCTGTTTCCGGGATTGTAACCAAGCGTCGTGTACAAATGGGACAGTTGCTGCAGGTAGGGCAAACGCTGTTTGCGGTTGTAGATGAAAATAACCTCTATGTAACAGCCAACTTCAAAGAAACGCAGATGCAGCATATCCGTCCGGGACAGAAAGCTAAGATTATAGTGGACGCTTATCCGGATGAACCTATAGATGGTGTTGTACACAACTATGCCGGAACTACCAGTGCCAAGATGTCTTTGCTGCCACCGGATAATGCTACAGGGAACTTTGTAAAAGTAGTGCAGCGTATTCCTGTAAAGATTAAAATTAATGCCTCTGCAGAACTTCTTAAAAAGATACGTCCGGGAATGAATGTAGAGGTAAGCGTTGTAACCAAATAA
- a CDS encoding siderophore-interacting protein: MMEQKITKKIRSVFTVKHKEYITPHLIRVVFNMDDEQSELLAGVRPGSNNKIFIPVGNDGRETIVRTYTNRKIDLEKNELSVDFVAHGDNGPASAWALKAKAGDHLGIGMKESLRPLVPESDCYLLAGDATALPVISVILEQLPAEAKAKVFLEVPTKEDELMLCSAASVETEWLYNQAPEEGSDLAKQVRAFEFPDDDLKKYVYIAAEYATVKDLRSYYRTDKGWNPREMYACSYWKAGVSEDEASEDLKN; encoded by the coding sequence ATGATGGAGCAGAAAATAACTAAAAAGATACGGTCTGTATTTACAGTAAAACATAAAGAATATATTACACCACATCTTATCCGTGTCGTATTTAATATGGATGATGAACAGTCAGAATTGCTGGCCGGTGTAAGACCTGGATCCAATAATAAGATATTTATTCCGGTGGGTAATGATGGACGGGAAACAATAGTAAGAACCTATACCAACCGTAAAATAGATTTGGAGAAAAATGAGCTTAGCGTTGACTTTGTAGCACATGGTGATAATGGTCCTGCATCTGCATGGGCATTGAAGGCAAAAGCCGGAGATCATCTGGGAATCGGAATGAAAGAAAGTTTAAGGCCACTGGTTCCGGAGTCAGATTGTTATTTGCTGGCAGGAGATGCAACGGCTTTACCTGTTATTAGCGTTATCCTGGAGCAGCTTCCTGCAGAAGCAAAAGCAAAGGTTTTTCTGGAAGTCCCCACAAAAGAAGATGAGCTGATGTTGTGTTCTGCAGCCAGTGTAGAAACGGAATGGTTATATAACCAGGCTCCTGAGGAGGGAAGTGATCTGGCAAAACAGGTAAGGGCATTTGAATTTCCGGATGATGATCTGAAAAAGTATGTGTATATCGCTGCAGAATATGCAACAGTAAAAGATTTGCGCAGCTATTACAGAACAGATAAGGGCTGGAATCCCCGTGAAATGTATGCTTGTTCTTATTGGAAGGCAGGAGTTTCAGAAGATGAAGCATCTGAAGATTTGAAGAACTGA
- a CDS encoding nuclear transport factor 2 family protein, with protein sequence MTNLEIVKSTYEGKTSEENGRALAAHVAENVQWTEAKGFPYAGTYTGLEEITKNVFSRLGSEWIDYKFTPEDYVASDNKVVAFGTYTGINKVTNKAFVARVAHIWHLEHGKIVKFEQFVDSKTVTDAMQ encoded by the coding sequence ATGACCAATTTAGAAATTGTAAAAAGCACTTACGAAGGAAAAACTTCGGAAGAAAACGGAAGAGCATTAGCCGCTCATGTTGCAGAAAATGTACAATGGACTGAAGCAAAAGGCTTCCCGTATGCAGGAACATATACAGGTCTGGAGGAAATTACAAAAAATGTTTTCAGCCGTCTTGGGAGCGAATGGATTGATTACAAATTCACACCGGAAGATTATGTGGCCAGTGATAACAAAGTAGTGGCTTTCGGAACTTATACAGGAATAAATAAAGTGACTAACAAAGCTTTTGTGGCAAGAGTAGCACACATTTGGCATCTGGAGCATGGTAAAATTGTTAAGTTTGAACAGTTTGTAGACAGCAAAACTGTAACGGATGCAATGCAATAA
- a CDS encoding Na+/H+ antiporter codes for MAELEKIIWISIILIVIISVKDRLKLALPILLVVAGLLLSLTQLIPSIDMSPEMIFYVVLPPILFDAAWNTSIPDFKKELPKISLLAVGLVFITTTVIAVVAHSIIPGFTWPLAFILGAIISPPDAVAATSITRDLLLPKKLITILEGESLLNDASALIAYKCAVTAVLSGVFSFWNAGVQFVSISLGGIIIGLSIGFIFLKIHRFLNGNSNTETFAIVLLPFATYSLAEHLDSSGVLAVVALGMFLSWNSFSLFSSVSRIQMGHFWDVIIFILNGLVFLILGMQLPQIVADIPHSELPVLILYGLLMFGILILIRLLITFTFPVFSGKKNGYKDVLLPRFRKEYIILSWSGMRGVVSLAAALALPLYTNNGVLIEQRSTILFVSFVVIIFTLLIQGLTLPKLIKLIKPASEEKQYEKELNILLIEKSLSCLQTMHPQDEMSQDIIATMVEKLKKEELELFGNNAENTDVMAKKEWRETYFRIELELIDFQRKELVKCYRKGEYELEEIRKKEQELDFWTTTVYHEVESLKV; via the coding sequence ATGGCAGAACTTGAAAAAATTATCTGGATTTCTATTATTCTTATTGTTATTATTTCGGTAAAAGACAGGCTGAAACTGGCATTGCCTATTTTATTGGTAGTGGCAGGATTGTTATTAAGTCTTACCCAACTGATACCATCTATAGATATGAGTCCGGAGATGATTTTTTATGTCGTACTTCCACCTATTTTATTCGATGCTGCATGGAATACCTCTATTCCGGATTTCAAAAAAGAGTTGCCAAAAATATCTTTGCTGGCAGTAGGACTGGTATTTATTACCACTACAGTTATTGCTGTTGTTGCCCATAGTATTATTCCCGGATTTACCTGGCCGCTGGCTTTTATATTAGGTGCCATTATATCGCCGCCAGATGCAGTAGCAGCAACCAGTATAACAAGAGATTTGCTGCTTCCTAAAAAACTAATAACCATACTGGAAGGAGAAAGCCTTCTGAATGATGCTTCCGCGCTAATAGCTTATAAATGTGCTGTTACGGCAGTGCTTAGCGGGGTGTTTTCTTTTTGGAATGCAGGTGTACAGTTTGTCAGCATTAGCCTCGGAGGGATTATTATAGGGCTGTCAATCGGTTTTATTTTTCTTAAGATACACCGTTTTCTGAATGGTAACAGCAATACTGAAACTTTTGCCATTGTTCTGTTACCGTTTGCCACTTATAGTTTGGCAGAACATCTGGATTCTTCGGGAGTTCTGGCTGTAGTAGCTCTTGGAATGTTTCTTTCATGGAATTCATTTTCCCTGTTTAGTTCTGTAAGCCGGATTCAGATGGGGCATTTCTGGGATGTTATTATTTTTATCCTCAACGGTTTGGTATTCCTTATCCTCGGAATGCAGCTGCCACAGATTGTTGCAGATATACCACATTCGGAGCTTCCTGTTCTTATTCTTTATGGTTTGTTGATGTTTGGCATTTTGATATTGATCCGGTTGTTGATAACCTTTACTTTTCCCGTGTTTTCCGGAAAGAAAAACGGCTATAAAGATGTTTTGCTGCCACGCTTTCGCAAGGAATATATTATTCTGTCCTGGTCGGGAATGCGTGGGGTAGTGTCACTGGCCGCTGCTTTGGCTTTACCCCTGTATACTAATAATGGTGTACTTATAGAACAACGGAGTACTATATTATTTGTATCATTTGTTGTTATTATTTTTACCCTGCTTATACAGGGACTTACATTACCTAAACTGATAAAGTTGATTAAACCCGCTTCGGAAGAAAAGCAGTATGAAAAGGAACTGAATATCCTTTTAATTGAAAAATCACTTTCCTGTCTACAGACCATGCATCCTCAGGATGAAATGTCACAAGATATTATTGCTACAATGGTTGAAAAGCTAAAAAAGGAAGAATTAGAACTCTTCGGAAACAATGCTGAAAATACAGATGTTATGGCAAAGAAAGAATGGCGGGAAACCTATTTCAGAATAGAATTGGAACTCATAGATTTTCAGCGTAAGGAGCTTGTGAAATGCTATCGTAAAGGAGAATATGAGCTAGAAGAAATACGGAAAAAAGAACAGGAACTGGATTTCTGGACAACGACGGTTTATCATGAGGTAGAATCTCTGAAGGTGTAG
- a CDS encoding universal stress protein, with amino-acid sequence MKSIIIALDESIYSPMIARHGFELATSFNSRMTILLIRNNEAVVNASLANASIENNSSGAQLIEKVQELNKIFNTVECHVIIPEGDPSEEIIRFVTKNTADLLIVGTHGRTGLDHWINGSVAEQVIRHTTIPVLVMPYNHQAH; translated from the coding sequence ATGAAATCTATAATCATCGCACTCGATGAGAGTATTTATTCTCCAATGATCGCCCGGCATGGATTTGAATTGGCTACATCCTTTAACAGTAGAATGACAATACTTTTGATCCGAAATAATGAGGCTGTTGTAAATGCATCACTGGCTAATGCTTCCATAGAGAATAACAGCTCCGGAGCGCAGCTGATAGAGAAAGTCCAGGAGCTTAATAAAATTTTTAATACTGTAGAATGTCATGTAATAATACCGGAAGGTGATCCTTCGGAGGAAATAATCCGGTTTGTTACCAAAAATACCGCCGACTTACTTATTGTTGGTACTCACGGAAGAACGGGACTGGATCACTGGATAAATGGCAGTGTAGCCGAGCAGGTGATCCGACATACTACTATACCAGTACTGGTAATGCCTTACAACCATCAGGCACACTAA
- a CDS encoding DsbA family protein — translation MMKLIYIMDPLCGWCYGNSDNVLELFEKYKNEIKFEILPGGMWVGENVRGQSPQMVSFFLRHDAAVEEHTGIEFGNAYRELLKQEIVLDSEIPSRAIVTIQNIAPELTVPFMVAVQKARYYFGKDLNLDETYLSVAEDLGIDEQTFLDYFHSDKARRETQNTFQKAVQFAQSFPTMLVENNGKYKVIEQGYASLSDLQQRIEALKN, via the coding sequence ATGATGAAACTAATATATATAATGGATCCACTTTGTGGATGGTGTTATGGTAACTCAGACAATGTACTGGAATTGTTTGAAAAGTATAAAAACGAAATAAAATTTGAGATTCTTCCCGGCGGAATGTGGGTTGGTGAAAACGTACGAGGACAATCGCCACAAATGGTCAGTTTCTTTCTGCGTCACGATGCAGCAGTTGAAGAACACACCGGAATAGAGTTTGGTAACGCCTACAGAGAGTTGTTGAAACAGGAAATAGTATTGGACAGCGAAATCCCTTCAAGAGCTATTGTGACCATACAGAATATAGCTCCTGAATTAACAGTTCCTTTTATGGTAGCAGTACAAAAAGCAAGGTATTATTTTGGAAAAGATTTGAATCTGGATGAAACTTATCTTTCTGTTGCAGAAGATTTAGGGATCGATGAGCAAACATTTCTTGATTACTTTCACTCTGATAAAGCCAGACGGGAAACCCAAAATACCTTTCAGAAAGCTGTACAATTTGCACAATCTTTCCCTACTATGCTGGTAGAAAATAATGGTAAGTATAAAGTTATCGAACAAGGTTATGCCTCTCTTTCTGATCTTCAACAACGTATTGAAGCATTAAAAAACTAA
- a CDS encoding DHA2 family efflux MFS transporter permease subunit: protein MAEKGFRKWIITFTMVLSCMLEFLDTTIVNVAIPHIQGNMGAILEDVAWVSTGYAVANVIILPMSGWLGSRFGRKNYFLFSIILFTIASMLCGNSHTLTELVVFRILQGLAGGGLISNAQAILLETWPPEERGTATAIFGFGAVVGPTVAPALGGYLTDHLSWPWVFYINLPLGILAAILTYQYVRSTPKENTGKPVDWWGILLLTVAVGSLQTVLEKGEEKDWFATKYIIVLTVTAVIGILLFIWRETTTDHPVVNLKLFRYRSFSAGMVTSFLFGIGLYGSVFVFPQFCQSLLGFSAEQTGFLLLPGQIFTIALMPTVGKLLKKGVPPQLFVIAGFICFFIFPMIMSKATLSSGNTDFYFPLYFRGIGIGLLFVPLITLAIKDLKGPEIGQGAGLYNMMRQLGGSFGIAGLATAIHIGKGKHRNYLLENVNEYGSAYWERIQDYIVGFMGKGFSHSDASEMALRAVEGTINKQSMLMGFTDAYQYLGIAMLCCIPFVLLQGFKKTKTEIPADAH from the coding sequence ATGGCTGAGAAAGGATTTAGAAAATGGATTATAACCTTTACCATGGTATTGTCCTGTATGCTGGAATTTTTGGATACAACTATTGTAAATGTTGCTATACCTCATATTCAAGGGAATATGGGCGCTATATTGGAAGATGTAGCATGGGTATCTACAGGATATGCTGTAGCCAATGTTATTATTTTGCCGATGTCCGGATGGCTGGGAAGCCGCTTTGGGCGTAAGAATTATTTTCTGTTTTCTATTATTTTATTTACAATAGCATCTATGTTGTGCGGTAATTCGCATACATTGACAGAGCTGGTTGTATTCAGAATATTACAGGGGCTTGCAGGAGGCGGGCTAATATCCAATGCACAGGCAATATTACTCGAGACCTGGCCACCGGAGGAAAGAGGAACAGCTACTGCGATATTTGGTTTCGGAGCAGTAGTAGGTCCTACAGTAGCACCTGCACTGGGAGGTTATCTTACGGATCATTTATCGTGGCCATGGGTATTCTATATTAATTTACCATTGGGTATTCTGGCGGCAATACTTACTTATCAGTATGTAAGATCTACACCTAAAGAGAATACAGGCAAACCTGTCGATTGGTGGGGGATTTTGCTCCTTACTGTTGCGGTGGGAAGCTTGCAGACAGTTCTGGAAAAAGGTGAAGAGAAAGACTGGTTTGCAACCAAGTATATTATAGTGCTTACAGTTACTGCAGTCATTGGTATACTCCTGTTTATCTGGCGGGAAACCACAACGGATCATCCAGTTGTAAACCTTAAATTATTCAGGTACAGAAGCTTTTCGGCGGGAATGGTTACTTCTTTTCTTTTCGGGATAGGCTTGTATGGTTCTGTATTTGTTTTTCCTCAGTTTTGCCAGAGCCTTTTGGGATTCTCGGCAGAGCAAACGGGGTTTCTTTTGCTGCCGGGTCAGATATTCACCATAGCCTTAATGCCAACAGTAGGGAAATTATTGAAAAAAGGAGTTCCACCACAGCTCTTTGTTATTGCAGGATTTATATGCTTCTTTATTTTTCCGATGATTATGAGTAAAGCAACATTGTCTTCTGGAAATACGGACTTCTATTTTCCACTTTACTTCAGAGGAATAGGTATTGGATTGTTGTTTGTACCACTTATTACATTGGCTATTAAAGATCTGAAAGGACCTGAGATAGGGCAGGGTGCAGGATTATATAATATGATGCGTCAGTTAGGCGGTTCTTTTGGGATTGCAGGATTAGCAACAGCAATACATATCGGAAAAGGAAAACACCGGAATTATCTACTGGAAAACGTAAATGAATATGGCTCTGCTTACTGGGAAAGAATACAGGATTATATCGTTGGTTTTATGGGGAAAGGTTTCTCTCATTCTGATGCTTCGGAAATGGCATTGCGGGCTGTGGAGGGAACGATTAATAAACAGTCGATGCTGATGGGGTTTACAGATGCCTACCAGTATCTGGGAATCGCTATGCTGTGCTGTATTCCGTTTGTGTTATTACAGGGCTTTAAGAAGACAAAAACAGAAATCCCTGCAGATGCCCATTAA
- a CDS encoding Crp/Fnr family transcriptional regulator, producing MNELLISYIKSKISVTEEELDTILTYFKCIKLKKNELLLAEGQVSQRSFFVTKGCLRIFFINEEGQEATRYFAFENQFASALVSFITAEKSKEFIQAVEPTEVFYISHKDFYHLLEIIPQWEKFYRIYLEIAYITNTRRLMSFLIQDALEKYRQLLAENPIVVRRLSNKMVASYLNISQETLSRLKSKL from the coding sequence ATGAACGAATTACTCATATCATATATCAAAAGTAAAATATCGGTAACAGAGGAAGAGCTGGATACTATTCTCACTTACTTTAAATGTATTAAGCTTAAAAAAAATGAATTATTGCTTGCTGAAGGGCAGGTTAGTCAGCGTTCTTTTTTCGTAACCAAAGGCTGTCTGCGAATTTTCTTTATCAATGAAGAAGGACAGGAAGCTACACGTTACTTTGCTTTTGAAAATCAGTTTGCCAGTGCATTAGTAAGTTTTATTACAGCTGAAAAATCTAAAGAGTTTATACAGGCGGTAGAGCCTACTGAAGTTTTCTACATCAGCCATAAAGATTTCTACCATCTATTGGAGATTATTCCGCAGTGGGAGAAATTTTACAGAATTTATCTTGAAATTGCATATATAACTAATACCAGACGTCTGATGTCATTCCTCATACAGGATGCATTGGAAAAATACCGCCAGCTGCTGGCAGAAAATCCAATTGTTGTACGCAGGCTTTCCAATAAAATGGTGGCGTCCTATCTTAATATTTCTCAGGAAACTCTTAGCCGCTTAAAATCTAAGTTATAA
- a CDS encoding TolC family protein, producing the protein MKTLKIPLKALKASLLMCAGGSMMMVSVQAQSNILTLNQTIEMALSNSNTLKLKRSAIDLAINKYNQAKDMSLPTGSISGSFSHAEIPANHIRLGSLDWTLPDRAESYNGNIVLSETVFNGFKLKYARASTLLLTEMARTNVSLSEDEVIYTAVQMYFDLYKVTQSQKIVQQNMAAIEKLIQQADQFYRHGVVTKNDVLRFRLQKSAIEITASDLEANRKIICYNIAVLLGLPEETDLKSGQVLLKEDAPAPLNQYVNMAFSERKELKQNDMQYKVEEFSFKTIQADELPKLSLNAGLKYLHAGFTFIPANGNFIAPISAGATLSWDFSSLWMNKNKRSEIKIRQQQTSIEKNIWTDKIRTEVNQAYQLYQRALNKVALLHSAIDEATENDRMQEDRYKNNVTTVTDRIDADAKLYQALTDLEIARADASVAWYNLLKVSGKISTINQ; encoded by the coding sequence ATGAAAACATTAAAAATTCCTTTGAAAGCCCTAAAGGCATCGCTGTTAATGTGTGCCGGAGGAAGTATGATGATGGTAAGTGTACAGGCTCAGTCGAATATTCTTACACTTAATCAGACTATAGAAATGGCGCTTTCTAACAGTAATACACTAAAGCTAAAGCGTTCTGCAATAGATCTTGCGATTAATAAATACAATCAGGCAAAGGATATGTCACTACCAACAGGAAGTATAAGTGGTAGTTTCTCTCATGCAGAAATTCCGGCAAATCATATCAGATTAGGATCTCTGGATTGGACATTGCCGGACAGAGCAGAATCATATAACGGGAATATTGTACTAAGTGAAACTGTGTTCAACGGCTTTAAGCTAAAATATGCAAGAGCTTCTACATTGTTGTTAACAGAGATGGCCAGAACCAATGTGTCTCTTAGTGAAGATGAGGTGATTTATACAGCGGTACAAATGTATTTTGATTTGTATAAAGTAACCCAGAGCCAGAAAATTGTACAGCAGAATATGGCAGCCATAGAAAAGCTGATTCAGCAGGCAGATCAGTTTTACCGCCATGGTGTTGTTACTAAAAACGATGTGTTGCGCTTCAGATTACAGAAATCGGCAATAGAAATCACAGCATCGGATCTGGAAGCCAACCGAAAGATTATATGTTATAATATAGCAGTATTACTCGGATTGCCGGAGGAAACAGATTTAAAATCGGGACAGGTATTGTTAAAAGAAGATGCCCCGGCTCCGCTGAACCAATATGTGAATATGGCTTTTTCGGAAAGGAAAGAGCTGAAGCAAAATGATATGCAATATAAAGTGGAAGAGTTTTCCTTTAAAACGATACAGGCAGATGAACTTCCGAAATTGTCATTAAATGCCGGATTAAAATATCTTCATGCCGGTTTCACATTTATTCCTGCCAACGGAAATTTTATAGCTCCGATTTCAGCGGGGGCTACATTATCCTGGGATTTTTCCTCGCTGTGGATGAATAAAAACAAACGCTCTGAAATAAAAATCCGCCAGCAGCAAACATCGATTGAAAAGAATATCTGGACAGATAAGATTCGTACAGAGGTGAATCAGGCTTATCAGTTATATCAGCGTGCCTTAAATAAAGTAGCATTACTGCATTCTGCCATAGACGAGGCAACGGAAAATGATCGTATGCAGGAAGACCGCTATAAAAATAATGTTACAACAGTTACCGATCGTATAGATGCAGATGCTAAACTTTATCAGGCTCTTACTGATCTGGAAATTGCCCGTGCCGACGCTTCTGTTGCCTGGTACAACTTATTAAAAGTGTCGGGTAAAATATCAACAATTAATCAATAA